A window from Fusarium musae strain F31 chromosome 8, whole genome shotgun sequence encodes these proteins:
- a CDS encoding hypothetical protein (BUSCO:EOG0926384F) codes for MSLSNSAIHIHPGTTNMPSSIHNLDPSNSTKPGSSLLSLNWPKPPRNLLIIHKLYSDAVVEAVVKFSTYLHNEYPEVNLVFEPRIAQSLKDRLDFPIYASDSRSNMADKIDIIATFGGDGTVLRAASLYKLHGSVPPILSFNMGTLGFLGEWDFREYKKAWRETFMSGSDVATREANYPRGDWDKISPVSYTAWERHKGKSMGAQRASKVLLRHRIKADVFDPSGNNINHWLSDTLSSEAKTGAKALAVPHEPSPSLRAINEISVHRGSHPHLAIIDIYQNGHFLTETTADGILISTPTGSTAYSLSAGGPIVHPLVKSLLITPISPCSLSFRSLVLPLDTKVTLRMSRKNRGRELDLSIDGKRCVGVSPGTEIRVEGEFVGRAGPGEEWHGGVPCMIRTEDDDPWVGGLTGLLKFNHPFGREPGGDEYAD; via the exons ATGTCGCTTTCTAACTCGGCCATCCACATTCACCCTGGCACCACAAACATGCCGTCTTCTATCCACAACCTCGACCCATCAAAC AGCACAAAGCCCGGATCATCCCTATTATCGCTAAACTGGCCCAAACCCCCTCGAAATCTCCTTATCATCCACAAGCTATACTCAGATGCCGTCGTCGAGGCTGTTGTCAAATTCTCGACCTATCTCCATAATGAATACCCAGAAGTCAACCTCGTGTTTGAGCCACGCATCGCCCAATCGCTAAAAGACCGTCTCGATTTTCCTATTTATGCGTCCGACTCTCGATCCAATATGGCAGACAAGATTGACATCATTGCTACGTTCGGAGGCGATGGTACAGTGCTACGAGCTGCAAGTCTCTACAAGCTCCATGGCTCTGTTCCTCCAATTCTGTCGTTCAACATGGGGACATTAGGCTTCCTTGGCGAATGGGACTTCAGAGAGTACAAGAAAGCATGGAGGGAGACGTTTATGAGTGGTAGTGACGTCGCTACCCGTGAGGCCAACTATCCTCGAGGTGATTGGGACAAGATAAGTCCAGTATCATACACAGCATGGGAAAGGCATAAGGGTAAAAGCATGGGGGCCCAACGAGCATCGAAGGTGTTACTCCGTCACCGCATCAAGGCTGATGTGTTTGATCCGTCTGGTAACAATATCAATCATTGGTTGTCTGATACTCTGTCAAGCGAGGCAAAGACGGGGGCGAAGGCGCTAGCGGTACCTCATGAGCCATCACCGTCGCTGAGAGCTATCAACGAGATCTCGGTGCATCGGGGATCTCATCCCCATCTAGCCATCATTGATATCTACCAGAATGGTCACTTTCTTACAGAGACCACTGCTGATGGTATCTTGATCAGCACCCCCACAGGCTCAACAGCATACAGTCTAAGCGCAGGAGGACCAATTGTTCATCCGCTTGTCAAGTCGCTACTCATTACACCCATCAGTCCTTGCAGTCTAAGTTTCCGGTCCCTGGTTCTCCCGCTAGACACTAAAGTCACGTTGCGAATGAGTCGCAAGAACCGCGGCCGTGAACTTGACCTCAGCATTGACGGCAAGAGGTGTGTGGGAGTGTCGCCAGGGACAGAGATTCGGGTAGAAGGCGAATTTGTTGGACGAGCCGGTCCCGGGGAGGAGTGGCATGGCGGTGTACCATGTATGATCAGgactgaggatgatgatcctTGGGTGGGTGGCTTGACTGGCCTACTGAAGTTCAATCATCCTTTTGGACGAGAACCTGGTGGGGACGAGTATGCCGATTAG